A genomic window from Chitinophaga pollutisoli includes:
- a CDS encoding DUF2231 domain-containing protein, which yields MRSKASIKGHSLHPMLVSFPIAFFTGALVFDLLRWISGKIFYSDIAEVMIVAGIIGSIAAAIPGVIDYLYTVPPKSSGKKRAAKHGITNVCVLLIFAGTLIYRTHNGQDAITTILLLEAVAVGLMVFAGWMGGTLVARNQIGVDHRFAEAGKWKELHLQAQDGRVEITDFGELKTDQMMLVHVDGKRIVVARTESGFAAFDDHCPHRGGSLAGGAMICGTVQCPWHGSQFDVHSGAPKAGPAKTGIPVYALQLAGGKLYLQLPVSNP from the coding sequence ATGAGAAGCAAAGCAAGCATCAAAGGCCATTCTCTGCACCCAATGCTGGTTTCCTTTCCGATCGCGTTCTTCACCGGCGCACTCGTTTTCGATCTGCTGAGATGGATTTCGGGCAAAATTTTCTACAGCGACATCGCGGAAGTGATGATCGTCGCCGGGATCATAGGCTCAATTGCAGCCGCAATTCCCGGCGTCATCGATTACCTGTACACCGTGCCGCCGAAGAGCTCAGGCAAGAAGCGCGCGGCCAAACACGGCATCACCAACGTTTGTGTATTGCTGATTTTCGCGGGAACGCTTATTTATCGCACCCATAACGGGCAGGACGCGATCACCACCATCCTGCTGCTGGAGGCTGTGGCTGTTGGACTGATGGTTTTTGCCGGCTGGATGGGCGGTACGCTGGTGGCACGCAACCAAATCGGTGTGGATCACCGCTTCGCGGAGGCGGGGAAATGGAAGGAATTGCACCTGCAGGCGCAGGACGGCCGCGTGGAGATCACCGATTTTGGGGAACTGAAAACCGACCAGATGATGCTGGTACACGTAGACGGCAAGCGCATCGTGGTGGCCCGTACCGAAAGCGGATTCGCGGCTTTCGATGATCATTGTCCGCACCGCGGCGGCTCCCTGGCCGGCGGCGCGATGATCTGCGGAACAGTACAATGTCCCTGGCACGGCTCCCAGTTCGACGTGCATTCCGGCGCGCCCAAAGCAGGCCCCGCCAAAACAGGCATCCCCGTATACGCATTGCAGCTTGCCGGAGGAAAACTTTACCTCCAGTTGCCCGTTTCAAATCCATAA
- a CDS encoding YqgE/AlgH family protein: MQTGIFIHSTPELDGSIFEKTVIFIAEHNAKGALGFVTNQPYPRGLNELEEFRHVKAFPLLLGGPVDQEHLYFIHRRPELISGGVAVGGGVYLGGDFKTAVDLINNNTLTGRDIKIFIGYCGWDAGELEAEIEEGSWKILEAATLF; this comes from the coding sequence ATGCAAACGGGTATTTTCATTCATAGTACGCCGGAGCTGGACGGCAGTATTTTCGAGAAGACGGTAATTTTCATTGCAGAGCACAACGCCAAAGGTGCGCTTGGCTTTGTGACGAACCAGCCGTATCCGCGGGGGCTCAACGAGCTGGAGGAATTCCGCCATGTGAAGGCGTTTCCTTTGTTGCTGGGCGGGCCGGTGGACCAGGAGCACCTTTACTTCATCCATCGCCGGCCGGAGCTGATTTCGGGAGGAGTGGCCGTGGGCGGAGGGGTCTACCTCGGCGGAGATTTCAAGACAGCCGTTGACCTCATCAACAACAATACCCTCACCGGGCGCGACATCAAAATCTTCATCGGTTACTGCGGCTGGGATGCGGGTGAACTGGAAGCTGAGATAGAAGAAGGCAGCTGGAAGATCCTGGAGGCTGCGACTTTGTTTTAA
- a CDS encoding DUF488 domain-containing protein, whose translation MIKTKRVYEPPAADDGFRILVDRLWPRGIKKENAHIDLWAKDVAPSTELRQWFHHDAGHWTEFEKRYRAELEASGAVEALLTEIRKHKTVTLLYGARDETHNQAVVLQELISRR comes from the coding sequence ATGATCAAAACCAAACGCGTCTACGAGCCCCCCGCGGCAGACGACGGGTTCCGCATCCTGGTCGACCGCCTCTGGCCCCGGGGTATTAAAAAAGAAAATGCCCACATCGATTTGTGGGCGAAAGACGTTGCGCCGTCTACCGAATTACGGCAATGGTTCCATCACGATGCCGGCCATTGGACCGAATTCGAAAAGCGATATCGCGCCGAGCTGGAAGCTTCCGGCGCCGTGGAAGCCCTCCTAACCGAAATCCGCAAACATAAAACGGTGACTTTGCTATATGGCGCCCGCGACGAAACGCACAACCAGGCTGTTGTGCTGCAGGAACTCATCTCCCGACGCTGA
- a CDS encoding DUF4265 domain-containing protein — MDLSHPNPVSLLLYYHSEATGDETCETVQALPVDESRGLFRISGIPLYAPGLAAGDIVQATADKPGGSLVFRRLLSASGHSTVQVFVMDDVNDAAILRELFQDLGCATSGNRPGYFVMDVPVHVDYRPVKRQLDDYAFGGILDYAEPCLAAGHQY, encoded by the coding sequence ATGGATCTATCTCATCCGAATCCCGTTTCATTACTGCTTTATTACCACAGCGAAGCAACGGGCGACGAAACATGCGAAACCGTACAGGCGTTGCCGGTAGACGAATCAAGGGGATTATTCCGCATCAGCGGCATTCCTTTGTATGCGCCGGGCCTCGCCGCGGGGGATATCGTGCAGGCTACGGCCGACAAGCCGGGGGGCTCCCTGGTGTTCCGCAGGTTGCTGTCGGCCTCTGGGCATTCCACAGTGCAGGTGTTTGTGATGGATGATGTGAATGATGCGGCGATCCTCCGCGAATTGTTCCAGGACCTGGGCTGCGCCACGTCCGGCAACAGGCCGGGGTATTTTGTGATGGATGTGCCCGTGCATGTGGATTACCGGCCCGTCAAGCGGCAGCTCGACGATTACGCATTCGGGGGCATACTCGATTACGCGGAGCCTTGCCTCGCCGCGGGGCATCAGTACTAA
- a CDS encoding aminoglycoside phosphotransferase family protein → MQFEEYLERWALQPDGDPIITHSSRLLPVIFEGTPAMLKVAVERDERMGNEVMVWWNGDGAASVLAHRDEALLMERATGPASLKTMSLSGHDDAATKILCAAALRLHSNAQPPPGGMITMDKWFADLFAHGEKYGGVIAEGLRLAQRLIPAEQELRVLHGDLHHENVLDFGGKGWLAIDPKKLYGDRAFDFANIFCNPDFSVAADPDIFQQRLQTVCRESELERTRLLEWIIAWAALSAVWFLEDNMASDAQTDLAVSALAIASLNA, encoded by the coding sequence ATGCAATTTGAAGAATACCTGGAAAGATGGGCGCTCCAGCCCGACGGCGATCCTATTATCACCCATAGCAGCCGCCTGCTGCCGGTGATATTCGAGGGCACTCCCGCTATGTTAAAAGTAGCGGTGGAAAGGGATGAGCGAATGGGGAATGAAGTGATGGTGTGGTGGAACGGGGATGGCGCCGCCAGTGTGCTGGCGCACCGGGATGAAGCGTTGCTGATGGAGCGCGCCACCGGTCCGGCGTCCCTCAAAACCATGTCGCTTTCCGGGCACGACGATGCCGCCACGAAAATCCTCTGCGCGGCGGCCCTCCGTCTCCACAGTAACGCACAACCGCCACCCGGTGGCATGATCACCATGGATAAATGGTTCGCCGATCTTTTCGCCCACGGGGAAAAATACGGCGGCGTGATCGCGGAAGGCCTCCGCCTTGCCCAACGCCTTATTCCCGCTGAGCAGGAGCTGCGCGTATTGCACGGCGATCTCCATCACGAAAACGTCCTGGATTTCGGCGGCAAGGGATGGCTGGCCATCGATCCCAAAAAGTTATATGGCGACCGCGCTTTCGATTTCGCCAACATCTTCTGCAACCCGGATTTTTCCGTTGCCGCGGATCCGGACATTTTTCAGCAACGCCTGCAAACCGTGTGCAGGGAATCCGAATTGGAGCGCACCCGCCTGCTGGAATGGATCATAGCATGGGCGGCCCTTTCGGCCGTCTGGTTCCTGGAAGATAACATGGCGTCCGACGCGCAGACAGACCTGGCGGTGAGCGCCCTGGCGATCGCTTCGCTGAACGCGTGA
- a CDS encoding IPT/TIG domain-containing protein produces the protein MKRNHQLLILCLTLATALFSCGKKEKVVIDLTPTPTPEITGFTPANGMPGTTVTVTGKNFSTNIPDNDLKLGTQRMVVKTATATALTFDVPVGATTAKISLIIKNKTAVSANNFVVDPIPTGIAAFAPQEGPSGTEVTITGADFPLSPEVKLNGIKAEVKSANANQIKFTVPYNTTLTKHKIVVSGGGKNYESAAEFTVTNTGKLGKWTRIPDPIINSQNVSIFPGGISFVFEGKLYWGFNRVSFNGDQFFFMYNPARPDSGWQATEINGQLPTSLTDPVPAVVGNKVYFGNSLATANYGKWWEFDPMTKAFTSVAPIPGTHAAMGIAFTMGGKLYSASDGDDKSIYVFNPANGGNWTKSVDAFYSQINLGGVVVLNNEAIIGPAFKTTTDHYRKYMYKFTVNGNVGAVTELPALPDAQLGIRVKTPAFGLKGKAYFMVNERMWEYDGAATIPWRLVMSDDLNESIEHVGVVGEKVYGWNSKGKIYEFSFIN, from the coding sequence ATGAAGCGAAACCATCAGCTATTGATCCTTTGCCTAACGCTGGCGACAGCCCTTTTTTCCTGTGGGAAAAAAGAGAAAGTAGTCATCGATCTCACGCCAACGCCCACCCCTGAAATCACGGGTTTCACGCCGGCGAACGGCATGCCAGGTACAACGGTCACCGTCACCGGGAAAAACTTTTCCACCAACATCCCCGACAACGACCTGAAACTGGGAACACAACGCATGGTCGTGAAAACCGCCACCGCCACCGCGCTCACGTTCGATGTGCCGGTTGGCGCCACCACCGCCAAGATCAGTCTGATCATCAAGAATAAGACAGCCGTTTCGGCCAACAACTTCGTCGTTGATCCCATCCCCACCGGCATTGCGGCATTTGCGCCGCAGGAAGGGCCTTCCGGAACGGAAGTGACGATCACGGGGGCCGACTTCCCCCTTTCGCCCGAAGTAAAGCTGAACGGTATAAAAGCGGAAGTAAAATCTGCCAACGCCAACCAGATCAAATTCACCGTTCCTTACAACACTACCCTCACGAAACACAAAATCGTAGTATCGGGTGGCGGGAAGAATTATGAGTCCGCTGCTGAATTTACCGTTACAAACACCGGCAAGCTCGGCAAATGGACGCGCATCCCCGACCCGATCATCAATTCGCAGAACGTGAGTATTTTCCCGGGCGGTATTTCTTTCGTATTCGAGGGCAAACTGTATTGGGGCTTTAACAGGGTTTCCTTCAACGGGGACCAGTTCTTTTTCATGTACAACCCAGCCCGCCCCGATAGCGGGTGGCAGGCCACGGAAATCAATGGCCAATTGCCCACCAGCCTGACGGACCCGGTGCCGGCCGTTGTCGGCAACAAGGTGTATTTCGGGAATAGTTTAGCCACAGCGAATTATGGCAAATGGTGGGAATTTGATCCCATGACGAAGGCATTCACGTCCGTGGCGCCTATCCCAGGTACACATGCCGCCATGGGCATCGCCTTTACGATGGGAGGAAAGCTGTATTCCGCTTCGGATGGTGATGATAAGTCCATCTATGTATTCAACCCCGCCAATGGCGGCAACTGGACCAAATCCGTCGACGCTTTCTACAGCCAGATCAATCTTGGCGGTGTGGTGGTGTTGAATAACGAAGCGATTATCGGGCCTGCGTTCAAAACGACTACCGATCATTATCGCAAATACATGTACAAATTCACAGTGAATGGAAATGTAGGGGCCGTCACGGAACTACCCGCCCTTCCGGATGCGCAATTGGGAATACGTGTTAAAACGCCCGCGTTCGGGTTGAAAGGGAAAGCCTACTTCATGGTGAACGAAAGGATGTGGGAGTATGACGGAGCCGCCACGATTCCCTGGCGCCTGGTGATGTCCGACGATTTGAATGAATCCATTGAGCACGTGGGTGTTGTGGGCGAAAAGGTATATGGATGGAATAGCAAAGGAAAGATTTACGAATTCAGTTTCATCAACTGA
- a CDS encoding DUF692 family multinuclear iron-containing protein, producing MPRLLSTVACNLDPHLLGACLPLFESGEADAIEWSFDALYRLDALPEWFHGLIDAFSDGNRLVGHGIFFSLFAGKWHPEQEAWLRELSMICKKFRFDHITEHFGFMTGQDFHHGAPLNVPYTDAALRIGQDRLGRIADACGRPVGLENLAFSWSVDEVRRHGDFLDRLLAPVNGFIILDLHNLYCQVVNFDIPFETLAALYPLHRVREIHISGGSWEPSEDPSRSIRRDTHDDSVPEEVFRYLEAIIPRCPHLRYLVMEQLGAGLETEDSKTAFRADFRRMADIARQWNVMQGDEILHPFTPPFNPPKGAPAEDLALHQQQAELSSILENADTFEAANRALQASSLAQSHWQVERWSPFMLETAMRIAQKWKKKD from the coding sequence TTGCCCCGACTGTTATCCACTGTAGCCTGTAACCTGGATCCCCATTTGCTGGGAGCCTGCCTGCCCCTCTTCGAATCCGGCGAAGCCGACGCCATCGAGTGGTCGTTTGACGCACTGTACCGGCTGGATGCGCTGCCGGAATGGTTTCATGGATTGATCGACGCCTTCAGTGACGGCAACCGCCTGGTAGGCCACGGCATTTTCTTTTCCCTGTTTGCCGGGAAATGGCATCCGGAACAGGAAGCCTGGCTGCGGGAGCTTTCCATGATCTGCAAAAAGTTCCGGTTCGATCATATCACGGAACATTTCGGGTTCATGACCGGGCAGGATTTCCATCACGGCGCGCCGCTGAACGTGCCTTACACCGACGCGGCGCTGCGTATCGGGCAGGATCGCCTCGGGCGCATCGCGGATGCCTGCGGGCGGCCGGTAGGGCTCGAGAATCTGGCGTTTTCGTGGTCGGTGGATGAAGTGCGGCGGCACGGGGATTTCCTCGACCGGCTGCTCGCGCCCGTCAACGGCTTCATCATCCTCGACCTCCACAACCTGTATTGCCAGGTTGTCAACTTCGACATTCCTTTCGAAACGCTCGCCGCACTTTATCCCCTGCACCGCGTCCGCGAAATCCATATTTCCGGCGGCAGCTGGGAGCCTTCGGAAGACCCGTCCAGATCGATCCGCCGCGACACGCACGACGATTCCGTTCCCGAAGAAGTTTTCCGTTACCTGGAAGCCATTATTCCCCGCTGCCCGCACTTGCGCTATCTCGTGATGGAACAACTCGGCGCCGGCCTGGAAACGGAAGACAGCAAAACCGCTTTCCGCGCGGATTTCCGGCGAATGGCGGATATCGCCCGGCAGTGGAACGTAATGCAGGGTGATGAAATCCTTCATCCTTTCACTCCTCCCTTTAACCCGCCGAAAGGCGCACCGGCGGAGGATCTGGCTTTGCACCAGCAACAGGCGGAGTTGTCTTCCATCCTGGAAAACGCGGATACATTTGAAGCCGCCAACCGCGCACTGCAAGCGTCTTCGCTGGCGCAAAGCCATTGGCAGGTGGAACGATGGTCGCCGTTTATGTTGGAAACCGCGATGCGCATCGCGCAGAAGTGGAAGAAAAAAGACTAA
- a CDS encoding GNAT family N-acetyltransferase: MQKIIDWKMLDNPAWHALNGPQAHLAKTSEGGARYLPEVVPFAAVASPSAANARQLDGLLEPGDAFFLIGELPPLADGWTIRSRLPCLQMISERPLAAPDPAISITDLTPANAPELYDLVQLVQPGYFMPETWRMGRYTGIREQGRLVAVAGERMRLNGLNELSAICTHPEYTGRGYAGHLVAGLVHRQRAEGITPFLHVAGHNDRAIRLYEKLGFRTRREITFTLLSR, translated from the coding sequence ATGCAAAAGATAATAGACTGGAAGATGCTCGACAACCCGGCCTGGCATGCCCTGAACGGTCCGCAGGCGCACCTGGCGAAGACTTCGGAAGGCGGCGCGCGATATCTGCCGGAAGTGGTCCCTTTTGCGGCGGTGGCTTCCCCTTCCGCAGCAAACGCCCGGCAGCTGGACGGGCTCCTGGAACCCGGAGACGCCTTTTTTCTCATCGGCGAACTTCCGCCGTTGGCAGACGGCTGGACCATCCGTTCCCGGTTGCCCTGCCTTCAAATGATCAGCGAGCGCCCGTTGGCGGCGCCCGATCCGGCTATCTCCATAACAGACCTAACACCCGCCAACGCCCCGGAACTGTACGACCTCGTACAATTGGTGCAGCCGGGGTATTTCATGCCGGAAACCTGGCGTATGGGCCGGTACACCGGTATCCGGGAACAAGGCCGGCTGGTGGCGGTTGCCGGCGAGCGCATGCGGCTCAACGGGCTCAACGAGCTGAGTGCTATCTGTACCCATCCGGAATATACGGGTCGGGGATATGCGGGGCACCTGGTGGCGGGGCTGGTACACCGGCAACGCGCAGAAGGGATCACGCCGTTTCTGCATGTGGCGGGGCACAACGATCGGGCCATCCGGCTGTATGAAAAACTCGGCTTCCGTACCCGGCGGGAGATTACGTTTACCCTCCTTTCCCGGTGA
- a CDS encoding geranylgeranylglycerol-phosphate geranylgeranyltransferase, with the protein MKFCILFLKLIRWPNLVIIFLTQWLFQYCVITPLLRAAGLEPKMSVAEFLMISAAYMLVAAAGYIINDYFDLGIDTVNKPGKVCITRGISRTGALAAYGLMNAAAAGLAWVVSLELGGWAPLYCILGCIVLLYCYSAFFKKRFLIGNILVAGISASAMPVLTLVEGDAAGIFPDTLRYITIYTFLYTGFAFIISFARELVKDLEDVEGDRRYGGRTMPIVLGARTAHWIVAGSLLSLIGVLAALQPFLWTQQDGGPSMLSLYSICLIILPLAWILRKVFGARAVQDYHRLSTWIKIVMLTGILSMLFIQFMIL; encoded by the coding sequence ATGAAGTTTTGTATCCTTTTTCTGAAGCTGATCCGATGGCCTAACCTCGTCATTATCTTCCTCACGCAGTGGCTTTTCCAATATTGCGTGATCACTCCGCTTTTGCGCGCCGCCGGCCTGGAGCCGAAAATGAGCGTGGCGGAATTCCTTATGATCTCCGCGGCATACATGCTCGTAGCCGCCGCGGGATATATCATCAACGATTATTTCGATCTGGGGATCGATACCGTCAACAAACCCGGGAAAGTGTGTATTACCCGCGGCATCAGCAGGACCGGCGCCCTCGCCGCCTATGGCCTCATGAACGCCGCCGCCGCAGGGCTCGCCTGGGTTGTAAGCTTGGAACTGGGAGGATGGGCGCCTTTATATTGCATCCTCGGCTGCATCGTTTTGTTGTATTGTTATTCGGCGTTTTTCAAAAAACGATTCCTCATTGGCAATATCCTCGTGGCAGGCATCTCCGCTTCGGCCATGCCGGTGCTGACGCTGGTGGAAGGCGATGCCGCCGGCATCTTCCCCGACACCCTCCGTTACATCACGATCTACACTTTTCTATATACCGGCTTCGCGTTCATCATCTCTTTCGCAAGAGAACTGGTGAAAGACCTGGAAGACGTAGAAGGCGACCGTCGTTACGGCGGCCGTACCATGCCCATCGTGCTCGGTGCGCGTACCGCGCATTGGATCGTAGCCGGAAGCCTGCTCAGCCTTATCGGCGTGCTGGCGGCACTGCAACCATTCCTCTGGACGCAGCAGGACGGTGGTCCCTCCATGCTGTCGCTCTACTCCATCTGCCTGATCATCCTGCCGCTGGCGTGGATCCTGCGGAAAGTATTCGGCGCCCGCGCCGTGCAGGATTACCACCGCCTCAGCACCTGGATCAAAATCGTGATGCTGACGGGCATTTTGTCGATGTTGTTCATCCAGTTTATGATCCTATGA
- a CDS encoding AarF/ABC1/UbiB kinase family protein yields MKEQQHLPTGKVERAGRFVTTGLKVGTNYIKHYTRKLMDPSVSKEQLHQDNAEDIYDTLSQLKGSALKVAQMLSMDRGMLPKAYSDKFAMSQYSAPPLSGPLVVNTFVKTLGQTPSKLFDQFDLKACNAASIGQVHKAEKNGKQLAVKIQYPGVASSVKSDLRIVKPFAVRIVGMNEVDMDKYFEEIESKLLEETDYKLELRRSRELSARCAHIPNLVFPAYYPELSSDRIITMDWLHGKHLREFLDTNPSQEVRDKIGQALWDFYQFQVHHLRTVHADPHPGNFLLREDGTVAIFDFGCVKEIPEDFYVNYFHLTDKDVLADEARRREIYTHLEMIHPSDTEKDIVFFSGLFQEMIRMLTLPFTVTGFDFGDEAYFNEIYAYMDYLYNLKEVRESKVARGSRHSLYINRTYFGLYSLLSDLKSRVNTSRERIDELGKQEWVSDLQ; encoded by the coding sequence ATGAAAGAACAACAACACCTCCCCACCGGCAAAGTGGAGCGGGCGGGCCGCTTCGTGACAACCGGGCTGAAAGTGGGAACCAATTATATCAAACATTACACCCGCAAGCTGATGGACCCTTCCGTGTCCAAGGAACAGCTGCATCAGGATAACGCAGAGGATATTTACGACACGCTGAGCCAGCTGAAAGGCAGCGCCCTGAAAGTGGCGCAGATGCTCAGTATGGACCGCGGCATGCTGCCCAAGGCGTATTCCGATAAGTTCGCCATGAGCCAATACAGCGCGCCTCCGCTTTCCGGGCCGCTGGTGGTCAACACTTTTGTTAAAACCCTCGGCCAGACGCCCTCCAAATTATTCGATCAGTTCGATCTGAAAGCATGCAATGCCGCTTCCATCGGGCAGGTTCACAAAGCGGAGAAAAACGGCAAACAGCTGGCAGTCAAAATCCAGTATCCCGGCGTGGCCAGCAGCGTGAAATCCGATCTGCGCATCGTGAAACCCTTCGCCGTGCGCATCGTGGGGATGAATGAAGTGGATATGGATAAATATTTCGAAGAGATCGAATCCAAACTGCTGGAAGAAACGGATTACAAACTGGAGCTCCGCCGCTCGAGGGAATTGAGCGCCCGCTGCGCGCATATCCCCAACCTCGTGTTCCCGGCATATTACCCGGAATTATCGTCGGACCGGATCATTACCATGGACTGGCTCCACGGTAAGCATCTCCGCGAGTTTCTCGATACCAATCCATCGCAGGAAGTGCGCGACAAGATCGGGCAGGCGCTGTGGGACTTCTACCAGTTCCAGGTGCATCACCTGCGCACCGTTCACGCCGATCCCCACCCCGGCAACTTCCTGCTGCGGGAAGACGGCACCGTCGCGATTTTCGATTTTGGTTGTGTGAAGGAGATACCGGAGGATTTTTATGTCAACTATTTCCATCTCACCGATAAGGATGTGCTGGCCGATGAAGCCCGCCGCCGCGAGATTTACACGCATCTCGAAATGATCCATCCCAGCGATACGGAAAAAGACATCGTCTTCTTCTCCGGCCTTTTCCAGGAGATGATCCGCATGCTCACGCTTCCCTTTACCGTAACGGGTTTTGATTTCGGCGACGAAGCCTATTTCAACGAAATTTACGCTTACATGGATTACCTGTATAATCTGAAGGAAGTCCGCGAATCGAAAGTAGCGCGCGGCAGCCGCCACTCGCTTTACATCAACCGCACCTACTTCGGATTGTATTCCCTCCTCAGCGATCTCAAATCGCGCGTCAACACCAGCCGCGAGCGTATCGACGAACTGGGCAAACAGGAATGGGTTTCCGATCTGCAATAA
- a CDS encoding TetR family transcriptional regulator C-terminal domain-containing protein, which yields MEKQSIRDAYKRYWLENGQAPVSVFALCKILDVPEAEFYQFYSNFEALEADIWEKYFTRTTDQLKDDETYRQYSSREKLLAFYFLWVQQLKEDRSYILQQYRRSHLPLSQLGQLSAFKKAFYEYASGLIKEGYLTSEIKERKYISDQYVHGFWVQALFVLKYWIGDRSEQFELTDAAIEKAVNLSFELIHSNTIDSLIDFGKFMFTRK from the coding sequence ATGGAAAAACAATCCATTCGCGATGCGTACAAGCGTTATTGGCTCGAAAACGGCCAGGCGCCTGTTTCTGTTTTCGCACTCTGCAAAATCCTCGATGTGCCGGAGGCGGAATTCTACCAGTTTTACAGCAATTTCGAAGCCCTCGAGGCCGACATCTGGGAGAAATATTTCACCCGTACCACCGACCAGCTGAAAGACGACGAGACTTACCGGCAGTATTCTTCCCGCGAAAAGCTGCTCGCCTTTTATTTTTTATGGGTGCAGCAGCTGAAGGAAGACAGAAGTTACATTCTGCAACAGTACCGCCGTTCCCACCTGCCGCTCAGCCAGCTGGGGCAGTTGTCGGCTTTCAAGAAGGCGTTTTACGAATATGCTTCCGGGCTGATCAAGGAAGGATATCTCACTTCCGAGATCAAGGAACGGAAATACATTTCCGATCAATACGTACACGGATTCTGGGTGCAGGCGCTGTTTGTGCTAAAATACTGGATCGGCGACAGGAGCGAGCAATTCGAACTGACGGACGCGGCGATCGAAAAAGCCGTGAACCTGAGCTTCGAGCTGATCCACAGCAACACGATCGACAGCCTGATCGACTTCGGTAAATTCATGTTCACCCGGAAATAA
- a CDS encoding VOC family protein, translated as MAKRFAGLRTVIYRVPDIAAGKEWYRKAFNTDPYFDEPFYVGFEIGGYELGVHPLAAGEAHPGTGAVETYWGVEDIREAYNYLLSLGATTHEAPRNVGGPIETATVTDPWGNIIGLIYNPLFEVKP; from the coding sequence ATGGCAAAAAGATTTGCCGGTCTGCGGACCGTCATTTACCGCGTTCCCGATATCGCGGCTGGCAAGGAATGGTACAGGAAGGCCTTCAACACCGATCCCTATTTCGACGAGCCCTTTTATGTAGGCTTCGAGATCGGCGGATACGAGCTGGGCGTGCACCCGCTGGCGGCCGGAGAAGCGCATCCCGGCACGGGTGCCGTGGAAACGTATTGGGGCGTGGAAGACATCCGCGAAGCCTACAATTACCTTCTGTCGCTCGGCGCCACCACCCACGAAGCCCCGCGGAATGTGGGCGGCCCCATCGAAACGGCTACCGTTACCGATCCCTGGGGGAATATCATCGGGTTGATTTACAATCCTTTATTTGAAGTAAAACCATAA